The DNA window CATGGCTTAAATCCATAGAACTCCTAGACTGACCACATATCTGTCACTCAGGAACATATTTATGGTTATGATAACTCTCTAATCCCTCATAAAGGTGTTCTCTAGTCTTTTATTAACTTTGGTGATGTGCTCTGCCTCATTATGTCCACATCTGGAAATAGTGAAAATAAATCTTCCTGGAGGTCTTTTTCATCTGTCAAGAGCCCTTATGAAAGTTCATTTACATGTGAAATCAATGATTAAACTCTGGCTTGTTGTATCTAGTCTGCATCTCATATTCCAGTTGGCTTTTGACATGGCCACACTGGCCAAGATATTGGGCAGCACTGAAATCTCCCACCCGAGCTCAGCACATGAGGCTGAGAGGTGGATATACCTCATTCATGGATACGGACCTTCAGCTGACAGTCCTCCACATATTGAGCACAGAGATCATGAAATGGgaagtttaccaaactctgtgtTCCTCAATAcagaggaaaatttaaaaatcttcactTTCTTACTATCCAAATCCTTTATCTCTAAAAGGGAATGAAAAGTGATAAGTGCATGTAAGTACGTCCTTATGACTCAGCATTTCATCTCAGGTGTCACAGTTTATGAATTTTCCATATACAACTTCACACTTAAAGGATTAAAGGGCAATCCAATCAACAACTGGCAAGCAACCCTGCTTGAGGAACaggtatttttaattaagttttctAGGTTAGAAAAAGACATCATAAGACAATCAtgtaagggaggcagaggcaggcggatctctgtgagtttgaggccagcaactctacaaagcaagtccaggatggccaaggctacacagaaaaccctgccTCGAGacaccaataaacaaataaacaaataaatgacaaCCATGATAATATTTGCCCGTGTTTAGAGATCTACTACACCACAAAGATAcccactttgttttctttttttgcaaaATGCCAAAACTCAGACAAACTGCTGAGGTTTAAAAGAAGAGTGACTATGGGTCAGTAAGGAGAAAATGAAGTTGTCTGAAATGAAGCTATCTCTAACTTCTACCTTTAGATCTGTCTTCTCACTAAGAGAGCAGAAGCTGATCCCTTAGTATAAGTCAAAACATTTTTGTATTAACTAAACGGTTTGCTGTAATGGTTTGGAGCATTCCACCTATATCCccaatgtttgttgttgtttttttaaacaatataaaataatgttaaaaattccatcttattctttatttttctgtcaaACACAAGACATTTTGACACTTGCATACTTGATTTTCTGCAATACAAATGTCAGTGATTACCTGTGGCCAAATCTATggatttgtgtatatgtgtgcttggCTTTGTGTCTGCTTGTGATCTCTATGAATAATGAATTCACTGATGTCTAACCATGTTTAATTATTTACCCAAACCACACAGTACACATCCTTCATTTGCCCATTGATTTACTGTATAACTACTAGAATCACGGTCCAgtaaaaaagttattttatatctgagcaggagctTCAGCAGTTATTCCCCAATCATATTAAATGTTACAGCTTACATTTTACAATTTGAGCTTATGTCTTTCTTTTGTGCCTGTATGTGTAGCTCTCTcgttaatttttttggaagctaaCTCACTCTTAACCCTTATCACCAAAACATCCCTCTCCAAATTTCCCATCATTGTCTGTATGTTCATCTGCAAACCGTCGTTCTTTGATCTGGACAATATTTCATTCACACTCGAAACCACGTAGCCCATTCTGCTCCACAGGTTTTTACAAGCTCTTTAAGCTCTTGAGCCCTCAGAATACCAacttctagagcagtggttctcaacctccctaatgctgcaaccctttaacacagttcctcacgttgtggtgatcCCGACCATAAAATcgttttttgttgctacttcataactgtgattttgtcactgttatgaatcataatgcaagtatctgtgttttccaatggtcttaggtgacccctgtgaaagggccgtTTGACCCCAAAGGGATCGCGACCCAAAGGTTAAGAACAACTGTTCTAGAGTAACACCAGCTAACTGAGGTTTGAGTCCAGATAGAGCATTAGACATTCAAAgactaaattaataaattattttaacttaTAACAGCCATCCATAGCATTGTTTCATATAGAGTACATTCCCTCCCTCTATTCTTACAACAAAGCTTCCTTAATGTATTGTCAACTGGCCACACTGCTTTTCTTCATCTCCTGGTTCAGACATGTACAATTTACTTTGCATATTAGAGCCTTGGATTTTTTAAGAGTTGAGTTttagaaaagattttttaaattatttaaaattgacatTTCTTCTTTACATTAGAAAAATACTTATTCCTTTAACTGTGTGCAGTTGGAGATAAATGCGTGCAATGAGAATATTTGGGCATGCTGAAGTGAAGTAACCAGACAGGTGATAGAGAAGGACACACTATCAGCAATAAAACACAACTTTAATGTCCACAAGCCGGTTAACCACTTGAGTGGAGCCCAGCCTTGTGTAATGAGACATTTATATCCCGACTTTCATCTGTCAAGTTACAGTAACTCACCTGATCAGTACTCATCCAGTTATGAGGAAAGGAAGCTACTGTATTAACAGCCTGAACACTCTGGGCCTCAAAGACGATGAGACAAACTTGGGACTGTTCACATATAGAGACTTTCAAGGAGTGTATGACCCTCTGTGGCCCTGAATTCTTTCCTGATACAAGGTCTCGGATACAAGCTCCTGTGCAGGAGATCAGCATCTCACATGGTTCTACACAAGAGAAGAAGTTGCCGACACCCATGGCATCTCTGTTGGGTGCTCCATGCTCCCTTGGCTGGTTATCTGAGAATTGGAAGAATCACCTGGTGTATTACCCACAGCACTAATGGTTTTAGTGCACCATGAGTGCCCTGGGGACACTGCCAAGGCCTCCACAGTAGCAACAAAGAAAGACTTGTTTGtcaggtgtggccttggagacCTGTGGGCCCCAATGTGGCAATTATGCTCAACTGATGGGCTTTCTGTGGCCCACTTTGTAGTTCCAGACATGGCTGTATTGAGCATCCTCAGCCCACGGCTTCTTACTCACGTGACTCTGCCATCTGAGCTCCTCATGCTTCCCCTACTTTGACAATGGTCCTATCAGCCCTTGACCCATCAGAATAAATTCCATGACTCACTTGGGAGTGATTGTAGGCTCCccctcatttaaatatttttccttctctGGACACTTTATATAGTAGTCATGTATTCTATTTAAAGACATCATCCATcctgttaaatatttattttgttgataaagatttttatgttttacatttcTGTTACAATGTTGgtatatgaatatttattatttttattcacaatgaaacaaaaagatattTGCCAAAGCATTCTAAAATTACTTATTATATACTTAACATTATTGTAATAATataggaatttttttaaaaaaatcaaaattatctGTATCCATTTAAGGAATCACAATACAGAGAAAATGATCTATCACTGCAAAATTTTCAGCCATACATTTTCTTGACTTATATGCCTCAGATTCCCCATTAGTAAATGATTTAATGTCATTTACCTATATTGTTTGAGTTGATGGCAATGTATGGAGGAAACTTTTGTATTTAGTTAACACTTTTTCCAGTGGGAAAAAGTACCCATGTTGGGCAgatcacaactacctgtaactccagttgcagagaATTTGACACAGTTTCCTGGCCCCCACAGAAATACACATATAtggtacacacatacatttaaagaTAAGCTAATTTGACAACATGACTAGTGACGCCATGTACAATGAAAAATTATAATCTACAATTCCATTGCTTTTTTTTGTCTGTTCACTGAGTTGAATATATATTACTTCTTGCTTTCTTCTGAAAGTCATGAAAATATATTGAGGTGATAGACCTACAATAGgtgaaaaatgtgttttaaaaagttTGGTTTCATTATGTACTAGAAGAGTTTTAAACAAAACTACAATGAGATACCATCTCACTCTAGATTTATTGGCCATtaccaaaacaagcaaaacatcaAATACTGGTGAGGACAGAGAGATAAGGGAAAGCTGACAGTTGGTAGGAATGCAGTTTTGCTCAGACATTATGTAGAATGGTGTTCATGTTATAACAGACCTATCATGCCATCTGGGTGTCCATCCAAAGGAACGGAACCAGCATTCCAAGGAGATACAGGCTTACTATGTTTGTTGTGACACTAGTCACAGTAATTAAAAGATGCAAAATCACTCCACATGCCAATGAATGTATGGATAAGAAAACGCTCAATATATACATAATTCAATGTTAATCTgccataaagaagaataaaactcTATCATCTGAGCCAAATTGATGAGTGAGAGGGTACTATATTAAGTAAGCCAGTCATGGGAAGACGAACACCACATATTCTCTTATATGTAGATGCTAAAACATTAGCCTGAACGAAAATTAGTGATTACCAGAGTAGACGAACAGTGGAGGTGGGTGACGACAGAGGCAGGATTTGATAAGTTCATTTGCATAAATGTGTTAAAATATCATATTGAACCAAATTAACATATAAAGTAATGTtaggcaaaaccaaaacaaatttgaaaaaaaaaagcttaagcaATGATTGGCAGAAAGTaaacattaatataaaaaaaatagatgaatctGGTGGTGTTGCAAGGGTGAATAGAAAAGAGGTGAAAAGGTAACAAAAATATTAAGAGGCTGTTATAAGATCTTAGACAATATCTTACACTATACTGTAAATTtcttgaatgtaaaaaaaaaccaaataaattgcTTAAACGTTTCTACTTAAACATATCTACTCATCTTAAAAACACTTTAAGGAGTGAGATTTTATCTCAGCATTAGTGCATCTAGCatatgaagttttaaaaaatttgatGCCCATGAGCACCAAAAAATATATACTTAAGTGCTTGCTAATGAGATGGTATGAAACTAGCTCATTGTCCTACtgatttgcatttcatttatTATATGGAGATGGGAACATCTTTTTgcatggtttatttatttattttacatttcattttcttctttaattacctgctcacatttttttctaatcacaATGAGATGCTTGAACTCTGCTAAGAGCGTGTAGGACATTGATTGTACACGTcgttctgggattaaatgcatgcaccacCCTTGTAATTATGCAGATTGTAAATCTTCATCTGCAGcttgttttctttaaactttatttatgaatgagagagaggggggagaggaaaaagagagacagacagagagagcactCCCTCATGTCTCTAATTCTAATTCAGTTGCATATTTTGAGGCTTCATAATGACAGCTACAACAACAAACCATACCTCTGGGAGAAAGGAGAGGTCTGGGGGTTCATAGGTCTGGGGGTTCATAGGTCTGGGGGTTCTTCTGGGTGAGGGAAATGTCTACTCCCTCCTCGGAAGCTTAGCTGTGGTTTGCAACATTTGTCTCCTTCAAAATAGTAAGCAGAGAGGATTTTGAATGTTGACAATACAAAGAAACCATACATGTTTGAGGTTACAGAGATTCCAGTTACCCAGACCTAATTATTACAGATGTCTGTCTATGGCAACATTGCCATGGGCTCCATAAATATTGAAGGAGTTTTGGCACAGCTCACTGTGCCAAAAACCATCTGACTAAGAAGGAATCTTGATTATTTCAAGCTGAAAtaattagagaaaataaaatttcagaacgAGGCATTTAGACTGACTTTTCCtacaaaaaacccaacccaaaccaaaaagcATAGAGATCCTTTGTTGATTGTTGACTCCCCCAATGTGGGATAATAGCCTTAACCACAACATAGTAGGACGTAAGACTTCAATGCACCCAAATAAACTATTTGAAGTAATGGTTATCTTATATGAGGTTCGAACCCAACTTTAGCATGCCTCTTAGAGACATGCTTACCCTATTTGAGAGATGCACTTGTTCTATCATtcctttatatattatttattctttgtttaaaaacataaaaaaggaacttgctttagtgattttctttttaggATTTTACTGTTCTATAATCTATGGTCGATGGGTTTTCTCTTAGTCTTTTACTAATTTGTGCACTATACTCAGTcaaataattacaaaaatattaGGGACTCTCCCTTTGTTATGGActcttattttgtattttttaattgaaaaaataaactatCTCCTGTATGAGGCCATATAAAATATTCTCCTACATAATCTTCTGAAAGCTTTAAGATCTGCCTTTTCACATTTATTCTATGAATCAATATAGTGTCTGAGAATGAAACTTAGAAGCTTATTGAGAAGGACATACACGCTTTGACAGAAAACCATCCTTTAACACGTGGAaaagggctagtgagatggccaGGATTCTGCACAGtgcaaggagagaactgactcctgcaaattgttCTCTAATCTCCAAGTGCGTGCTTTGGTGCTCTGATATCCACAtgcttaccacacacacacacacacacacacacacacacacacacacacacacacgtatgtgtgtgcatgaaataaattattaaatatatggTGGAAATGACGATGGTAGAATGTTAAGAATCCattgatttcttctttattttctttcctcttacATTGAAAGACTTTTCATGGCACTGAGCATCCTGGCATGGTTTTTTTGGTGCAGCTGTCAAGACTCTGGTGGTTCTTTGGGTATAACTATCTTAATGGTGCTGCCTTTTCATATCTACAGCTCTACCTCTGGCAATGGCCTCCTTATGTATCTAAATAATATTAGTAAGGTCAGTGACGGTAACTACTACCAAGAACTGTAGATACAAAATCTAAGGTGTGTAGGAATACAGCTTGCATAGCAATTATTTGGGAAACCAGTGGTGAATTCATGTCCTATGCCTTTGAGCAAAGGGTCATGTACATGACATCATGCTGGAATCACTGACTTTGAATAAAGTGATGTCATATTTAATTAAATCTCTTTTCACTCTCAGAAATGTCTAGGGCTTATTTCTACTTTTCACTTCTTAATATTATGTGGAAAGTATCTATATAGATCAGCCTCTCCTCTTTTGTACAAAAACCTTGTACACTAACCTGGAAATCACAGCAAGAGACTCCCCCACTTCCAATTCCCAGAAGAACAGTTCTGGAACCCCAAGGGCTGTTCACTAGTCACTAGTGACCCTCAAAGGTGGGTTTCAGGTTatgagtaacacacacacacacacacacacacacacacacacacacacgaaattgCACTGGTCTTGCTTCTCCCTCCTACACTAAGTCTGTGCTTTTCCCAAGTATCTTCCACAGAGCTCCCTTTACGTCCTTGTTCCTCAGAGTGTATATTAAAGGGTTGAGAATGGGGGTGAGTATAGTATAAAAAACAGCAACGAACTTTCCCTCATTCTCTGAATATCTGTGGATGGGTTGGAGGTATGTATATATGCCTGAGCCATAAAACAGAGAAACCACAATAAGGTGGGAGCCACAAGTCCCAAAGGCCTTTCTGCGTCCAGCCATTGACTTGATTCTCAGAATTGCCCTGGCAATGTGTCCATAGGAGCCCAAAATCAGCGCTGCAGGAAAGATCAAGATTATTGTTCGAGCCACAAACATCTTCACCTCTGTTCCATTGGTGTCCTCGCAGGCCAACTTCAGGAATATGGGCATCTCGCAGAAGAAGTGGTTCAGCCGATGGCTACAGAGGGGCATGGCCATAACAAGCCCTGTCTGAATGACAGAGTTCACGAGGCCAGACACCCAGGAGGAGATGGCCAGTGCCTGGCACAGCTGAGGGTGCATAATGGTCGTGTAGTGCAGTGGTCGGCACACGGCAGCATAGCGGTCAAAGGCCATGACCCCCAGGAGCAGACACTCTGTGGAAACCAAGGCGAGGAAAATGAGGAGCTGAGCCACGCACCCTCCATAGCTGATGGTCCTATCAAAGCCACAGAGGTTAATAAGAAGCTGCGGTACGGTGCTTGTGGTATAGCACAGGTCCAGgaaggagagatgggagaggaaaAAGTACATGGGGGTGTGCAATCTGAGGTCCAGCCGCGAGAGAACGATGATGGTGGAGTTGCCGAAGAGAGTTAGCAGATAAAAGACTAGGatgaaaacaaagaggaaaacttCCAGTTGAGGAAAATCTGAGAATCCCACCAATATGAAGCCTTCCCCTAAACTGGTATTGAATGTCCCCATCGCCTTTCACTTAAGCAAAGTGTGGACATTCATGTAGAGCTTCCCATGTGCAGTGTATGTTAAAACATTATTCCCACAGCTCCCTACACACTCCAGAATCATGCATCACAGTCTCAATTTTACTACCCAATTTCTTTTCCAGTATTCTTTCTCTTTGGATAAGAAGTCATTAGGTTAGTTGCTAGTGGATTCTGTTGGAGCTCTGCTCCTATTTCTTATATGTTCTCTGATTTTATTCTTACCACTCAAGCATTTGGGAGGATTCTTTTGGCAGCAATGGCTAGACTTTCTTGTCTGAAGGTAGAGTCATGTATCCATCACCCTCCTCACAGCATGAGGTTAGTATCCAAAGGTGCCAACACGGAGACCACCTTTAGAGTCTAGTGGACCTTGTGGCTGACTAATGAAGCATTTATGTAGCGTATGCAATTTTCTAGACTCAACCCCCATTACTgcccccccaaaataaaaaaaataaagaggtgAAGCAGAATGTAAAATGTAGAGTAAGGGTTTCACTTTGCTGTTTTGAttgttcctcttctctctctgggaGGTGGAGTCTTTCTGCAGAGTCGTACTGAGGACTAACAAGGCTGGCAGCATGAGCTCACCCTCCAGTCACCCCTCTGCTTCCATCCACTCCCAGTGCCGTCCGTGTGCCAACCCTGGAAGCCTCCCACCGTTGGAAGCATCTGTTGCAAAGGATTGAGGAAAATTCAGAATCAATTTGGGGAGACTGTTCTGCAACAAATTTCTTATTGCAAATCACTATTTCCCAAATACatttcataaaaaaacaaaacaaacaaacaaacaaacaaaaaaaaccattcCAGCTGAGAAATCCATCCTTGGCCTTCCAAGGGACAGTTGCTTTTTCCTCTCTAGACAAAATATGTCCTATGTGTCTCTCTCTGAGCTCTGAGATCCTGGGTGATAGAGGACACagtgagttttaaaatattaacgtTCTTCTTTACGGCACATAAGCAGCTGtcaaattaatattatttttattcatggcTTGCAGTAGAGGTCAAAATGAAACTTTTGACTCTGCACATCTATCTCTTAAAAATCCACATCCTCTAAGAACTGGGGAGATTAAACTACAAATGCACGGTAGTAAATTGTAGCCTTGGGAAATGCATAAAAGTTGCTCTCAGTGATGACATTTCTGtggtaaaaatcaaaataagagCTAAGAAGGTTAATCAGAAaccaagagaagaaaatggatgTCAACTTAAGTCCTGCACGTGTTCACTGTGAAGAGTTCTGGTGTGTTTCCTCGGCATTGAATCTGCTGTAGTGGAAAGTCATCAATGCTTCAATGCTGAGCCAGTGTTTTCTTCCAGGAGAGTACTAAGGTTGCACGCTTGAAAggtgaacaacaaaaacaaaggtaGCTTAGCCAGCACACCTAAGATAGATTTGAATGGCTACTTTAGGcatatacgtatgtatgtatgtatgtatatgtgtgtgtatgaatatatacaCCAAACTCTGTGGTCAGACCCTGTGCATTGCTTTTCCTGCTTACCTGTCATCTGTTCCAAGGGGCTCGAACTGCTTATCTACAAAAATCTGGTCCACAAAGTTTTGATAGAGATTAATTCCTCTGATACATCCTTAAATGGCAAAAGCATACACTTTCATACACGTACACTTTCAACATTGTCtgcaccattttcctgcaagtaCTGTTCAACTGgatctgcttcatttttttcggTGCTGCATTTTCACGGCCTGGTGCTGTTCCCAAGGCATGAAAAGCTCTCAACAAATATTGTTAAACCAACTAACAGATCCATCATGTACCTTGGCTCCAAGCCTGGTATATGTACATGGCccagaaatgtttgttttctatgaGTCAGGGAATGTGATTCATCTGTCATACATATCATTTAGTCAGACAAGAATTTTTAGCCAACCACAACCTACACTTTTATTGCTGTTTATAAGAACATTCAGCTatgttgctgattttttttcaaatgagtgAAAACTCAAGAACATGGAAAATTCTGAAATCATAGCTAAAAAGGATCCGGATATAATGAAGCATAAATGCACAGGCTAATAAGTGGCTGCTGTTGTCAATAAGATgctattgaagaaaaaaaaaaaacaagtttaattTTACCACAGCATCGACAAATGTGGAATAGAAGGCATTGCACTGGAATCTTGATCATCACTTATTTAGTAAGTAGAAAAAGATGACTTCTGAGGTAGGACAGAGCTTTGTAAACTTTCTATAGGACCATGAATCTGAAGCATCAGAACACGGAAGAACTGGCTTGATTCCAAAGAGAGACAGTGGAAAAGCATCAGGAATCATGCAAAACAATGTGGAAGCGAAGAAGTAGAAAATCAGAAAAGACAGGGACAAGTACAGGACACCCCATTCTTCTAGACCCACGTAGTTACCAGGGGGAGGTAGAGAAGGCTCAAGCCACATGTAGAAGGCAAGCCAGTTAGCTCC is part of the Meriones unguiculatus strain TT.TT164.6M chromosome 11, Bangor_MerUng_6.1, whole genome shotgun sequence genome and encodes:
- the LOC110551042 gene encoding olfactory receptor 2Y1-like, whose product is MGTFNTSLGEGFILVGFSDFPQLEVFLFVFILVFYLLTLFGNSTIIVLSRLDLRLHTPMYFFLSHLSFLDLCYTTSTVPQLLINLCGFDRTISYGGCVAQLLIFLALVSTECLLLGVMAFDRYAAVCRPLHYTTIMHPQLCQALAISSWVSGLVNSVIQTGLVMAMPLCSHRLNHFFCEMPIFLKLACEDTNGTEVKMFVARTIILIFPAALILGSYGHIARAILRIKSMAGRRKAFGTCGSHLIVVSLFYGSGIYTYLQPIHRYSENEGKFVAVFYTILTPILNPLIYTLRNKDVKGALWKILGKSTDLV